The Saprospiraceae bacterium genome includes a window with the following:
- the arsC gene encoding arsenate reductase (glutaredoxin) (This arsenate reductase requires both glutathione and glutaredoxin to convert arsenate to arsenite, after which the efflux transporter formed by ArsA and ArsB can extrude the arsenite from the cell, providing resistance.) translates to MIIYHNPRCGKSRETLKLIESQGIHPEIILYLVNPPDKKTLADIIEKLGIKPEGLVRKTEDLYLSDYQGKTLSDDGWLTILSENPRLIERPIVISGMKAVIGRPPEKVKDLF, encoded by the coding sequence ATGATAATCTACCATAACCCAAGATGCGGCAAAAGCAGAGAAACTTTAAAGTTAATAGAATCGCAGGGCATCCATCCTGAAATAATTCTGTATCTCGTAAATCCTCCCGACAAAAAAACATTAGCTGATATTATTGAGAAATTAGGAATTAAACCGGAAGGGCTTGTCAGGAAAACGGAAGATTTATATTTATCTGATTATCAGGGAAAAACATTATCAGATGATGGATGGCTGACCATATTGTCAGAAAATCCCAGGCTCATCGAAAGACCTATCGTGATTTCCGGAATGAAAGCTGTTATTGGGAGACCACCGGAAAAGGTGAAAGATTTGTTTTAG
- the miaA gene encoding tRNA (adenosine(37)-N6)-dimethylallyltransferase MiaA, with product MNSVFNTKNKYLIVIAGPTAIGKTNMALEVADYFKGEIFSADSRQLYREMNIGTAKPSEDILKKVKHHFINHISINEPYSVGKYEAEIHSELENYFKTQNFAVLTGGTGLYIRSVLEGLDTFPDVDEKIMISLNQRLLEEGLTTLSEELAEKDPVYFAKVDTQNPRRIIRALSVIQANGTPYSEYLKTTPERKKSFIPIEILLELPRETLYSRINERVDIMISEGLVDEARSLFSLRHLSALQTVGYQELFEYFEGTLTLESAIELIKRNSRRYAKRQITWFGKYGNWTNFDPAQKVAVINFIKTVAEKSEHEF from the coding sequence GTGAATTCAGTATTCAATACGAAGAATAAATATTTAATCGTCATAGCAGGGCCCACGGCAATCGGTAAAACCAATATGGCTCTTGAAGTTGCTGATTATTTCAAAGGTGAAATATTTTCCGCAGACAGCAGACAATTGTACAGAGAGATGAATATCGGAACGGCAAAACCTTCAGAAGATATACTTAAAAAAGTAAAGCATCATTTTATCAATCACATTTCGATTAATGAACCTTACAGTGTGGGCAAATATGAAGCGGAAATACATTCTGAACTGGAAAATTATTTTAAAACCCAAAACTTTGCTGTTCTGACAGGAGGCACCGGATTATACATACGATCTGTTTTGGAAGGGCTGGATACTTTTCCGGATGTTGACGAAAAAATAATGATTTCATTGAATCAAAGACTGTTGGAAGAAGGGTTAACCACTTTGTCCGAAGAGCTGGCTGAGAAAGATCCTGTATATTTCGCTAAAGTAGATACTCAAAACCCAAGAAGAATTATCCGGGCTCTATCCGTTATTCAAGCTAACGGAACACCCTATTCGGAATATCTGAAGACCACTCCTGAGCGAAAAAAATCATTCATACCGATTGAAATCCTTCTGGAATTACCGAGGGAAACACTCTATTCCCGCATTAATGAAAGAGTAGATATAATGATAAGTGAAGGACTCGTGGATGAAGCAAGATCACTTTTCTCTTTACGACACCTGAGTGCACTCCAAACGGTCGGATATCAGGAATTATTTGAGTATTTTGAAGGTACTCTAACTCTTGAGTCAGCAATAGAACTGATAAAAAGAAACAGCCGAAGATACGCCAAAAGACAAATAACCTGGTTTGGGAAGTATGGGAACTGGACGAATTTCGATCCTGCTCAAAAAGTTGCTGTTATAAATTTTATTAAAACTGTGGCTGAAAAATCGGAACACGAATTCTAA
- a CDS encoding 1-acyl-sn-glycerol-3-phosphate acyltransferase, producing MLYAFLKVLVGFVLKIFYRKIHVSGLENIDFSKPQLIASNHPSGFIEPLVMACYFPKSLHFLVRGDVFENPFLRPVLIATHQIPIYRFKDGFSKLRTNNQTVDASVDVLKKNNTLLIFAEGSTKSIRMLRPLQKGLSRIAFQAKDAYPDLPLEILPVGINFTEPTRFRSEVMLRVGQPITVDDYYSQKDEQNKENHDLLLNTTWNAMVKNVIHVADQDRIKTIEKILQLGRTIHPSPFYPVLDNNEKSLNSEIRIASIADNLGDSSFEILKNQINDFEKQLKKQTISFSDLKKSIPAFKDWLLLTLSFIPALFGLIFNFIPALGGYFFTKKNVKQKEFKSSILMVSSLLLFIIYYIILIILSAFGIIPWYLIISGFLAGLVFLFFKDKADHLYFKSDRSAFRKAKSDRDNFLKEWQFID from the coding sequence ATGCTTTACGCCTTTCTGAAAGTGCTGGTCGGATTCGTTTTGAAAATATTTTACAGAAAAATTCATGTTAGTGGATTGGAAAATATAGATTTTTCAAAACCACAATTGATAGCCAGTAATCACCCGAGTGGATTTATCGAGCCACTTGTTATGGCCTGTTATTTTCCAAAATCTCTTCATTTTCTGGTCAGAGGTGATGTTTTTGAAAACCCTTTCCTACGTCCTGTACTGATTGCAACACATCAGATTCCTATTTACAGGTTTAAAGATGGATTTTCGAAACTCAGAACCAACAATCAGACGGTAGATGCAAGCGTAGATGTATTGAAGAAAAATAATACACTTCTTATATTTGCCGAAGGCAGTACCAAAAGCATCAGAATGCTGAGACCTTTACAGAAGGGATTGTCCAGAATTGCATTTCAGGCTAAAGATGCTTATCCTGACCTGCCGCTTGAAATTTTACCTGTGGGTATCAATTTTACGGAACCTACCCGATTCAGGTCTGAAGTAATGTTGCGGGTCGGTCAGCCGATTACCGTGGATGATTACTATTCACAAAAGGATGAACAAAACAAAGAAAATCATGACCTACTGTTAAATACAACGTGGAATGCAATGGTAAAAAATGTAATCCATGTAGCTGATCAGGATCGGATAAAAACCATTGAAAAAATCCTTCAGCTGGGTCGTACTATCCATCCTTCTCCGTTCTATCCTGTTTTGGATAATAATGAAAAATCCCTTAATTCTGAAATAAGAATTGCATCTATTGCTGATAATCTTGGTGACAGTTCATTTGAAATTTTAAAAAATCAAATAAACGACTTCGAAAAACAATTAAAAAAACAAACCATTTCATTCAGTGACTTAAAGAAAAGTATTCCTGCATTTAAAGATTGGCTACTCTTAACTTTGAGCTTTATTCCGGCTCTTTTTGGATTAATATTCAATTTCATACCGGCGTTGGGAGGATACTTTTTTACTAAAAAAAATGTGAAACAAAAAGAGTTCAAATCTTCTATTCTGATGGTTTCGTCGCTTTTACTTTTTATTATATATTATATCATTCTGATAATATTAAGTGCTTTCGGAATCATCCCGTGGTATTTGATTATCTCAGGATTTTTGGCAGGGCTGGTATTTCTGTTTTTCAAAGATAAAGCTGATCATTTGTACTTCAAATCAGACAGGTCAGCATTCAGAAAAGCCAAATCAGATCGGGATAATTTTTTAAAAGAATGGCAGTTTATTGATTAA
- a CDS encoding isoaspartyl peptidase/L-asparaginase — translation MRIIILISFALIFWSCNEKNTKKEVNSVVPEYAIVIHGGAGTIERSSMDAATEKAYLDALNEALDIGEQILKNGGKSIDAVEKTIQYMEDSPLFNAGKGAVFTHEGKNELDASIMTGDTQEAGAVGSITTVRNPISAARAVMEKSEHVMMIGAGAEQFAQKSGLEIVDPSYFYTEKRWNSLQKILKEDSEKTELSEDEKGNKKNGTVGCVALDKSGNIVAGTSTGGMTNKRYNRVGDAPIIGAGTYADNATCGVSCTGHGEFFIRYTVARDVAALMEYKGWSLEESAEYIVNDKLVIKGGDGGLIALDNKGNIVMPFNSSGMYRGYARPGERFTAIYKD, via the coding sequence ATGCGTATCATAATACTTATCAGTTTTGCTCTCATATTCTGGTCCTGTAATGAAAAAAATACAAAAAAGGAAGTAAATTCAGTTGTCCCTGAATACGCTATTGTCATACATGGTGGAGCAGGTACTATTGAGCGAAGTAGTATGGATGCCGCGACCGAAAAAGCATATCTTGATGCGCTGAATGAAGCACTTGATATCGGAGAACAAATTCTGAAAAATGGTGGTAAAAGTATTGATGCAGTAGAAAAAACAATACAATATATGGAAGACTCGCCGCTTTTTAATGCCGGAAAAGGTGCGGTTTTTACACATGAAGGTAAAAACGAACTGGATGCTTCTATCATGACGGGTGATACGCAGGAAGCCGGTGCTGTAGGAAGTATTACTACTGTCAGAAATCCGATCAGTGCTGCCAGAGCTGTAATGGAAAAATCAGAACACGTGATGATGATAGGTGCCGGGGCAGAACAGTTTGCTCAAAAATCCGGATTGGAGATAGTTGACCCGTCTTACTTTTATACTGAAAAAAGATGGAACAGTCTTCAGAAAATTCTAAAAGAAGATTCAGAAAAAACAGAACTCTCAGAAGACGAAAAAGGCAATAAAAAAAATGGTACTGTCGGATGTGTAGCACTTGACAAATCAGGCAATATCGTTGCAGGCACTTCCACCGGTGGAATGACCAATAAAAGATATAACCGTGTAGGTGATGCTCCGATCATAGGCGCAGGCACGTATGCGGATAATGCTACCTGTGGCGTTTCGTGTACCGGACATGGTGAGTTTTTTATCAGATATACGGTCGCAAGAGATGTTGCTGCACTGATGGAATACAAAGGATGGAGTCTGGAAGAATCAGCAGAATATATAGTCAATGACAAGCTCGTCATAAAAGGCGGAGATGGCGGATTGATTGCTTTGGATAATAAAGGAAACATCGTCATGCCGTTCAATTCTTCAGGTATGTACCGTGGGTATGCCCGTCCGGGTGAGAGGTTTACAGCTATTTATAAAGATTGA
- the pyrF gene encoding orotidine-5'-phosphate decarboxylase yields MTRDELFENIRTKKSFLCVGLDTDIQKIPAFLLDTEDPVFEFNKIIIDATKDYCIAYKPNLAFYESLGSKGWQSLEKTMGYIPENIFTIADAKRGDIGNTGKLYARTFFEHFNFDAVTVAPYMGEDSIIPFLEYPYKWVILLGLTSNKGSQDFQQLNTSEGKLYEYVIKKSQQWGNPDNLMFVVGATHPDKIAEIRALAKDYFFLVPGVGAQGGDLDAVVKSGRNSQMGLLVNSSREIIYADSSPEFATHVTNKAKVISAEMAKYFK; encoded by the coding sequence ATGACAAGAGATGAATTGTTTGAAAACATTCGCACAAAAAAATCATTTCTTTGTGTAGGATTGGATACGGATATCCAAAAGATTCCTGCATTTTTGCTTGACACGGAAGATCCGGTTTTTGAGTTTAATAAAATAATTATAGATGCTACTAAAGATTATTGTATAGCCTACAAACCGAATCTTGCATTTTATGAAAGTCTCGGTTCCAAAGGCTGGCAATCCCTTGAAAAAACCATGGGTTATATTCCTGAAAATATCTTCACCATAGCAGATGCCAAGCGAGGGGATATTGGAAATACCGGAAAATTATACGCCAGAACATTTTTCGAGCATTTCAATTTTGACGCTGTTACCGTTGCTCCTTACATGGGCGAAGATTCCATTATACCATTTTTGGAGTACCCGTATAAATGGGTCATTCTTTTAGGCCTGACTTCCAATAAAGGCAGTCAGGATTTTCAACAATTAAATACATCTGAAGGAAAACTGTACGAATATGTTATCAAAAAATCACAGCAATGGGGTAATCCTGATAATCTGATGTTTGTTGTTGGCGCTACGCATCCGGATAAGATTGCTGAAATCAGAGCACTCGCAAAAGACTATTTTTTTCTGGTTCCAGGGGTAGGGGCACAAGGAGGTGATTTGGATGCAGTTGTAAAATCCGGGAGAAATAGTCAGATGGGACTATTGGTCAATTCTTCAAGAGAAATTATTTATGCTGATTCAAGCCCGGAATTTGCAACCCACGTAACAAATAAGGCAAAAGTAATCAGTGCTGAAATGGCTAAATATTTTAAATAA
- a CDS encoding NifU family protein produces MTLLLDRVNNALNDIRPHLAVDGGNIEVVDITDDLVVRVKWLGNCEFCSMTSMTMKAGVEQAIKSKVPEITGIVALNGLDLL; encoded by the coding sequence ATGACACTTTTATTGGACAGAGTAAATAATGCACTGAATGACATACGACCTCACCTGGCAGTAGATGGCGGAAATATTGAAGTCGTAGATATTACAGATGATTTGGTAGTCAGAGTTAAATGGTTGGGTAATTGCGAATTTTGTTCAATGACTTCAATGACAATGAAAGCAGGAGTAGAACAGGCTATCAAATCAAAAGTACCGGAGATTACAGGAATTGTTGCACTTAACGGTCTCGATCTGTTATGA
- a CDS encoding Mrp/NBP35 family ATP-binding protein, whose product MNIDNNEVVNLLRTIKDPKTGLDIISSKMVEDLRIDNDNIFFSIVLKSNDQQLKSDLNFACMSVLSGRYPDAKIHPHIKIKSDSTGNDNSALPQVKNIIAVASGKGGVGKSTIAVNLAVALSQTGAKVGLLDGDFYGPSVPTMLGLNNQRPKVELLYGKHKIIPIESNGIYVMSIGFIVEPEQAVVLRGPRLGGLIRQFIQDCLWPELDYLVIDLPPGTGDIQLTLVQTVPVTGAIMVTTPQNIALIDAVKAMNMFLLPNVNVPILGVVENMSWFTPAELPENKYFIFGQGGGQELAESAQSVLLGQIPLVQSVMQGGDDGVPAAQQKDHPLYNTFAKLAENVIKQVELRHQLYEPTRIVKMQE is encoded by the coding sequence ATGAACATAGATAACAACGAAGTCGTTAATTTGCTCAGAACAATCAAAGACCCCAAAACCGGGTTGGATATTATTAGCAGCAAAATGGTAGAGGATCTCAGAATTGATAATGATAATATTTTCTTTTCTATCGTACTGAAAAGTAATGATCAGCAATTGAAATCTGATTTGAATTTTGCCTGTATGAGCGTCCTTTCGGGGAGATATCCGGATGCTAAGATTCACCCTCATATTAAAATAAAATCAGATAGTACCGGAAATGATAATTCTGCATTGCCTCAGGTCAAAAATATAATAGCCGTCGCATCCGGAAAAGGCGGGGTAGGCAAATCTACTATTGCTGTAAATCTTGCTGTTGCGCTTTCGCAGACCGGTGCAAAGGTTGGATTGCTGGACGGAGACTTTTATGGTCCTTCTGTGCCCACTATGCTTGGTTTAAATAATCAGAGACCAAAAGTAGAATTATTGTATGGCAAACATAAGATTATTCCCATTGAGTCCAACGGTATTTATGTAATGTCGATCGGGTTTATTGTGGAGCCGGAGCAGGCCGTTGTATTACGTGGCCCCAGATTGGGCGGTCTGATCAGACAATTTATTCAGGATTGTTTATGGCCTGAACTGGATTATCTTGTAATCGACTTACCACCCGGAACCGGAGATATCCAACTGACGCTTGTTCAGACAGTACCTGTAACAGGAGCGATAATGGTGACAACTCCGCAGAATATAGCGCTGATCGATGCGGTGAAAGCGATGAACATGTTTCTATTGCCAAATGTCAATGTTCCAATATTGGGTGTTGTAGAAAATATGAGTTGGTTTACGCCGGCAGAATTGCCTGAAAATAAATACTTTATATTCGGTCAGGGAGGTGGCCAAGAATTGGCAGAGAGCGCTCAGTCCGTTTTATTGGGACAGATTCCGCTTGTTCAAAGTGTTATGCAGGGTGGTGACGATGGAGTACCGGCTGCACAACAAAAAGATCATCCCTTATACAATACTTTTGCTAAATTGGCTGAAAATGTAATTAAACAGGTAGAATTGAGACATCAATTATATGAACCAACCCGGATAGTTAAAATGCAGGAGTAA
- a CDS encoding bifunctional riboflavin kinase/FAD synthetase: MNIYRNISELPLFKKAVITIGSFDGVHKGHQKILERIKTLANEINGQSVVITFHPHPRRIIFPKDGSLQLLSTLDEKLELLRKNGIENVLVVPFTVEFSQMVPAEYVENFIIKRFNPAYIVIGYDHRFGLNRGGDINLLKSYENSHNFKVIEIPRQEIEEISISSTKIRIALNEGNIAEANRFLNHPYVIAGKVIHGDKLGSKIGYPTANLLINSNEKLIPKDGVYACRVNIYGDYFEGMLYIGTRPTLGENGMKTIEINIFEFRQDIYDQFISIEIFEYLRDDLRFEDLNDLKVQLALDEKNAKISLSKQLQSISEPAKVTIAVLNYNGLEFLESFLPMMMYSSRKFTVDIMVIDNHSTDESVEYIEEWHPEIKVVQLSKNYGFAGGYNNGLGNVASDYIVFMNSDVLVKENWLDPIIEKMEKDKAVGACQPQILSLENRNEFEYAGAAGGYMDVLGYPFCRGRIFDKLETNHGQYDDNAEIFWASGAAMVTRTRLFNKFGKFDQTYFAHHEEIDFCWRLKRAGYKILCIGESQVFHLGGGTLAYENPRKTYLNFRNNIITILKNESFETILWSFPIRLILDGLAGIKFILQGKFSSTIAIVKAHWNIFSNFGQIMKSKSDTDQIVHKNRVDYPNQKGKYKGLIIWDYFVKGKRNFSSLKIHSGYKTI, translated from the coding sequence ATGAACATATATCGTAATATCAGTGAATTGCCTCTTTTTAAAAAGGCAGTGATAACCATAGGCTCATTCGACGGCGTGCATAAGGGTCACCAAAAGATTTTGGAAAGAATTAAAACACTGGCAAATGAGATCAATGGCCAAAGTGTTGTAATTACTTTTCATCCGCATCCCAGAAGAATCATTTTCCCCAAAGATGGTTCACTTCAGTTGCTGAGCACGCTGGATGAGAAACTGGAACTTTTAAGGAAGAATGGCATTGAAAATGTATTAGTTGTACCATTCACAGTAGAATTTTCGCAGATGGTACCTGCAGAATATGTAGAAAATTTCATCATAAAGCGATTTAATCCTGCTTATATTGTAATTGGATATGATCACAGATTTGGTCTGAACAGAGGAGGTGATATTAATTTATTGAAAAGTTATGAAAACAGCCACAATTTTAAAGTCATTGAAATACCTCGTCAGGAAATTGAAGAGATAAGTATTAGCTCTACCAAAATACGAATCGCACTGAATGAAGGAAACATTGCAGAAGCAAACAGATTTCTCAATCATCCGTATGTTATTGCAGGAAAAGTTATTCATGGTGATAAACTGGGCTCCAAAATAGGTTACCCTACTGCCAATTTATTGATAAATAGTAATGAAAAACTAATTCCAAAAGATGGCGTTTATGCTTGCCGGGTCAATATTTACGGAGACTACTTCGAAGGTATGTTGTACATTGGAACCAGACCTACATTAGGAGAAAATGGTATGAAAACAATTGAAATCAATATTTTTGAATTCAGACAGGATATTTATGATCAGTTTATTTCTATTGAAATTTTTGAATATCTCCGCGATGATCTGCGTTTTGAAGATTTGAATGACTTAAAAGTTCAGCTTGCATTGGATGAAAAAAATGCAAAAATAAGTCTCTCAAAACAACTGCAATCTATCTCTGAACCTGCAAAAGTCACTATTGCTGTCTTAAATTACAACGGGCTTGAATTTCTTGAATCTTTTCTGCCCATGATGATGTACAGCAGCCGCAAATTTACGGTTGATATTATGGTTATTGACAATCATTCGACAGATGAATCTGTGGAATATATTGAAGAATGGCATCCTGAAATTAAAGTGGTACAACTAAGCAAAAATTATGGCTTTGCCGGAGGGTATAATAATGGGTTAGGAAATGTCGCTTCAGACTACATTGTGTTTATGAATTCAGATGTTCTGGTAAAAGAAAACTGGCTGGACCCAATCATTGAAAAGATGGAAAAGGACAAAGCCGTCGGTGCATGTCAGCCTCAAATTTTATCTCTTGAAAACAGAAATGAGTTTGAATATGCCGGTGCTGCAGGGGGATATATGGATGTATTAGGTTATCCTTTCTGCAGAGGGAGGATATTTGACAAATTAGAAACGAATCATGGTCAATATGATGATAATGCTGAAATTTTCTGGGCCAGCGGAGCTGCTATGGTAACCAGAACCAGGCTGTTCAATAAATTCGGGAAGTTTGACCAGACATATTTTGCACACCATGAAGAAATTGATTTTTGTTGGAGATTAAAAAGAGCCGGCTATAAAATTTTATGTATTGGAGAAAGTCAGGTTTTCCACCTTGGCGGAGGTACGCTGGCTTATGAAAATCCTAGAAAAACATACCTGAATTTCAGAAATAACATAATTACGATTCTCAAAAATGAGAGTTTTGAGACTATTCTTTGGTCATTTCCGATAAGACTAATTCTGGATGGGCTGGCGGGAATAAAATTTATCCTGCAGGGAAAATTCTCATCGACTATTGCTATTGTCAAAGCCCATTGGAATATTTTTTCAAATTTCGGTCAAATCATGAAGAGTAAATCTGACACTGACCAAATTGTACACAAAAACAGGGTAGACTACCCTAATCAAAAAGGCAAGTACAAAGGCCTGATCATCTGGGATTATTTTGTAAAGGGTAAACGCAATTTTTCTTCATTGAAGATTCATTCCGGTTATAAAACAATTTGA
- a CDS encoding RluA family pseudouridine synthase, producing MRNLPEIIFEDDYLIAINKDAGVLSIPDRFNPDIPNLVSWLKERFPELIPVHRLDKFTSGVNVFAKDPETHRRISAQFESRETEKYYIAIVDGIPNPESGIIDQPLAESQAVRGKMLIHRRGKESITQYQVAETFGRYSLLDVRIFTGRMHQIRVHLQHIGHPLVVDSLYGKRDVFFLSEIKNKKFKLGKDEEEKPLLSRQPLHASKLIITHPFDPGLVTIEATPPKDITAVLNQLRKWTSKARENF from the coding sequence ATGCGAAATTTACCTGAAATTATATTTGAAGATGATTATTTGATTGCAATCAATAAAGATGCAGGAGTATTATCTATTCCAGACAGATTCAATCCTGATATCCCTAATCTTGTATCCTGGCTCAAAGAAAGGTTTCCTGAGCTGATACCGGTACACAGATTGGACAAATTTACAAGTGGCGTAAATGTTTTTGCCAAAGATCCGGAAACACACAGACGTATCTCTGCTCAGTTTGAAAGCCGGGAAACAGAAAAATATTACATAGCTATCGTAGATGGAATTCCTAATCCGGAATCCGGAATAATTGACCAACCATTAGCGGAATCGCAGGCAGTCAGAGGTAAAATGCTGATACACAGAAGAGGAAAAGAATCTATCACACAATATCAGGTTGCTGAAACATTTGGAAGATATTCACTACTCGATGTCAGAATATTCACAGGCAGGATGCATCAGATCCGAGTTCATTTGCAGCACATCGGGCATCCGTTAGTCGTGGATAGCCTGTATGGAAAAAGGGATGTCTTCTTTTTATCTGAAATAAAAAACAAAAAGTTCAAACTTGGGAAGGATGAAGAAGAGAAACCTTTATTAAGTCGTCAACCATTACATGCATCCAAACTTATTATCACACATCCATTTGATCCCGGTTTAGTTACAATTGAAGCAACTCCTCCAAAGGATATTACTGCTGTATTGAATCAGTTAAGAAAATGGACGTCAAAAGCACGGGAAAACTTCTGA
- a CDS encoding RidA family protein, which translates to MKVIINTEKAPAPVGPYNQSVLAGNTLYVSGQIAIDQSSGKLIMDTIEAETHQVMKNLSFILSEAGLGFGNVVKCSVFVSDMEMYSRINAVYAQYFDEDTAPARELVQVANLPKYVNVEISCIAVK; encoded by the coding sequence ATGAAAGTAATCATCAATACTGAGAAAGCTCCTGCTCCGGTAGGACCTTACAATCAATCAGTCTTAGCGGGTAATACCTTGTATGTTTCAGGACAGATCGCAATAGACCAATCTTCCGGCAAACTTATTATGGATACTATTGAAGCTGAGACTCATCAGGTTATGAAAAATCTATCATTTATTCTGAGTGAGGCAGGACTTGGATTTGGAAATGTAGTGAAGTGTTCAGTATTTGTATCAGATATGGAAATGTACAGCAGAATAAATGCCGTTTATGCACAATATTTTGATGAAGATACTGCTCCTGCCAGAGAGTTGGTTCAAGTCGCGAACCTGCCAAAATATGTGAATGTGGAGATAAGTTGTATCGCTGTAAAATAA
- the rpmF gene encoding 50S ribosomal protein L32 gives MAHPKSRVSKARKNKRRTHHKAAMPQLTVCKTTGETHMMHRAYWHEGNMFYKGQMVIEGKTAEVED, from the coding sequence ATGGCACATCCAAAGAGCAGAGTATCTAAAGCCAGAAAAAACAAAAGAAGAACGCATCACAAAGCAGCGATGCCGCAATTGACTGTTTGTAAAACAACAGGTGAAACACACATGATGCACCGTGCTTACTGGCATGAAGGCAATATGTTTTACAAAGGTCAGATGGTAATCGAAGGCAAAACGGCTGAAGTAGAAGATTAA
- a CDS encoding DUF177 domain-containing protein encodes MGFLNQFSLPLSGLKDGVHRYTFTVDKLFFDEFEQSLIENGDLELILDVDKRSHHTILTFDIKGTVAAICDRCLVDIMLPVSTIQVLHLKVGDIEKEDDEVIFISESVVNFNIAQYLYEFICLCVPIIKVYDCANDKSAKCDMEVLKRLQTDEGETDNNKGNELFGDIFSSIIN; translated from the coding sequence ATGGGGTTTTTAAATCAATTTTCATTACCCTTATCGGGACTAAAAGATGGTGTACATAGGTACACATTTACTGTTGATAAGTTGTTTTTTGATGAGTTTGAGCAATCTCTGATAGAAAATGGTGATTTAGAGCTTATATTGGACGTTGATAAAAGGTCTCACCACACTATTTTGACATTTGATATAAAAGGGACGGTTGCTGCAATCTGTGACAGATGTCTGGTAGATATTATGTTGCCGGTTTCAACCATTCAGGTTTTGCATCTTAAAGTCGGGGATATTGAAAAGGAAGATGATGAAGTAATTTTTATATCTGAATCTGTTGTGAATTTTAACATAGCACAATACTTATACGAGTTTATTTGTCTTTGCGTTCCGATAATTAAAGTGTATGATTGCGCAAATGATAAAAGTGCAAAGTGTGATATGGAAGTATTAAAACGGCTTCAAACAGATGAAGGCGAAACTGATAATAATAAAGGCAATGAACTGTTTGGAGATATATTCAGTTCAATAATCAATTGA
- a CDS encoding alpha/beta hydrolase, translated as MESAQKIYYPKIEILAEEYEIPQLDRKRRISVLLPHNYEKTEKRYPVLYLHDGQNLFDEYAPYGNWGVDKSLARLSHEGYGDVIIVAIDHGGKLRIQEYLPYNTPRYTDVQGELYLKFMLEDLKPMIDSKYRVLPDRKHTGIGGSSLGGLISLYAGMTYKHVFGKMMIFSPSLWISEEIYHKAKSFIPYDKTDIFLYAGGMESANHYGNVLRLENLLQQKRKYDDFDIIFSHNPSGEHREIHWGEQFPQALKWLYFSKYR; from the coding sequence ATGGAATCAGCACAAAAGATATATTATCCTAAGATTGAGATCCTTGCAGAAGAATATGAAATTCCGCAGTTGGATAGAAAGCGTAGGATTTCAGTGTTGCTACCTCATAATTATGAGAAAACTGAAAAAAGATATCCTGTTCTCTATTTACATGATGGCCAAAATCTTTTTGATGAATATGCACCATATGGAAACTGGGGGGTGGATAAATCCTTAGCAAGGCTTTCGCATGAAGGATATGGTGATGTGATCATAGTAGCGATTGATCACGGTGGAAAACTAAGGATTCAGGAATATCTTCCTTACAATACCCCAAGATACACAGATGTACAGGGAGAGTTATATCTCAAATTCATGCTCGAAGACCTGAAACCGATGATTGATTCAAAATACAGAGTACTTCCTGATAGAAAACATACCGGAATAGGCGGGAGCTCTTTGGGAGGTCTTATAAGCTTGTATGCAGGTATGACTTACAAACATGTTTTTGGCAAAATGATGATTTTTTCTCCCAGTTTGTGGATTTCAGAAGAAATTTATCACAAAGCCAAGTCTTTTATCCCTTATGATAAAACAGACATTTTTTTATATGCCGGTGGCATGGAAAGTGCAAATCATTATGGAAATGTACTCAGACTTGAAAATTTACTTCAGCAGAAACGAAAATATGATGACTTTGATATCATTTTTTCACACAACCCATCCGGTGAGCACAGAGAGATTCATTGGGGAGAGCAGTTTCCACAGGCACTTAAATGGCTATACTTTTCAAAATACAGATAA